From the genome of Bradyrhizobium sp. G127:
TTGCGCTGCATTGAGTACACCGGTGCGCGCCGACTGGGAGTCCGGGCTCGTGGAGAGAGCCTGCAGCGCGGTGGTGAGCGAATTGAATGCAGATTCGATCGTCGCCGACGAATTCGGATCGCCGTAGATGCTTTGCAGATTGTTGAGGAAATTCGCCCGCACGCTTGCGTAAGACGCGCCGGAGGTTTCCGTCCGCAACTGGCTCTGAATATAGGCATCCAGGACGCGATTGACGCCGATGGTTTCGACGCCCGCGCCGGCACCGGCTGCGGTCTGGACCTGACTGACGGTCTTGCGGATGTAGCCCGGCGTTTCCGCATTCGCGACGTTGGACGACACCAGCGACAGCGCCGCCTGGTTCGCCCGCAATCCGGACATCGCGGTTGAAAGAGCTTGGCTCAGACCCATGACATACTGTCCATCTCAGGATCGCGCGATGACACGCCGATTATCGCAGCACGTTAAGCAGATCCTGCGCCATCTGGTTTGCAGTCGTGATGACCTTGGTGTTCGCCGAATAGGCCTGCTGCGTGACGATCAGCTTGGTGAACTCGTCCGCGATATCGCTGTTGGAGCCCTCGAGCGCAGAGCCGGTGATGGAACCGCCCTTGCCGTAGACGGCCGCGCCGGACTGATCGGTCTCCTCGAACGCGCCGCCGTCAATGCGCTTGAGGAAGTTCGCGCCGTTGAACGTCGCCAGCACGATCTGCGCGAGATCGATGTTGCGACCGTTGGAATAGTTGCCGACCACGCGGCCGTTGTCGCCGATAGAAACCGTCTGCAGCGAACCCGCCGGGAAGCCGTCCTGGTGAATGTCGTTGACCTGCGCGTTGCCGTTGGCGTCGGCAAACGATGTCAAGCCGCTCACACCGAAGTTCACGGTGACATTGTTCAGCGTGATGCCGCTGATCGTCGGATTGTTGAGAATGACCGAAGCCACCGCCGGCGTGAGCTGACCGTTCGCGCTGAAGGTGAAGTCGGTGCCGATGTTCTGCCACGCCGTCATCGTACCCGTCGCATTCGGATCGACCTGGTAGAACATATTCCATTTGTCGACGTGACCGGGACCGAGCGTCGAACTGTCCATCTTCGCCCAGCGGAACTGGATGCTCACCGGCGAACCGGAAATGTCATAACCGGTCGTGGCGCCGCCGCCGATCGATTGGGAAATGAATGTCGCAGCGTCGGAGCCGATCACCGTGCCGGAACCTGGCAGGCCACCACCCAGCCGGTTCACCGCCACCGGACCCGAGAAGCCGAGAGCCGCAAAGGCGGTCGCATTGCTCGAGCTGACAGCCAGATTGCTCGTGAGACCTGTGTGAAGAACAACGGATCCGTTGTTGACGGTCGAGGACAGCGAGGCGTTACCGCTCAATCCATCGATCTTGTCCAGGAGCTGATCGACGGTGCTGCCGACCGGGATATGAGTCGCGTC
Proteins encoded in this window:
- a CDS encoding flagellar hook-basal body complex protein, which gives rise to MGLFGALTTSVAGLRAQSYALENISGNIANSQTTAFKRIDTSFLDLIPETGNTNQLAGSVATASRETNTVQGDVQKAAVATYMAISGDGFFVVQKPGSFTDNNPIFNGVDNFTRRGDFTLDKNGYLVNGAGYYLEGLPIDPSTGNVTGSNPQVLKFGSDFLPAQPTTVVTYRANLASYPLTSKHDTSVPGSELINVGDFSVNPSTVGTPPLPYLDNATSGSSVNSALTTPTKINGSTTLVGGTNVNSLAAGFVVNDTITVNGFTITFTDATSVPPNQDDATHIPVGSTVDQLLDKIDGLSGNASLSSTVNNGSVVLHTGLTSNLAVSSSNATAFAALGFSGPVAVNRLGGGLPGSGTVIGSDAATFISQSIGGGATTGYDISGSPVSIQFRWAKMDSSTLGPGHVDKWNMFYQVDPNATGTMTAWQNIGTDFTFSANGQLTPAVASVILNNPTISGITLNNVTVNFGVSGLTSFADANGNAQVNDIHQDGFPAGSLQTVSIGDNGRVVGNYSNGRNIDLAQIVLATFNGANFLKRIDGGAFEETDQSGAAVYGKGGSITGSALEGSNSDIADEFTKLIVTQQAYSANTKVITTANQMAQDLLNVLR